One window from the genome of Nicotiana sylvestris chromosome 9, ASM39365v2, whole genome shotgun sequence encodes:
- the LOC138877952 gene encoding uncharacterized protein — protein sequence MEGYDPRGCDADGCDPRGCEAAGLYVGRIVLWPCDGRPGVLIKAFGLVIANSSISKREEHLVTFQNTVAKTQIDYLLLMRYNRGLCKDCKVIQGEILATQHRLIVMDVGIMLRRRKRSARERPRIGWEALTKDKAQELEGWLSALGAWRNSGNTSTMSLVTADYIREVGREVFGVSSGVSGGHKGDWWWNEVVQGKVEAKKAAYL from the exons ATGGAG GGATATGATCCACGTGGATGTGATGCAGATGGTTGTGATCCACGTGGCTGTGAGGCAGCTGGCCTATATGTTGGACGTATAGTCCTATGGCCCTGTGATGGAAGACCTGGTGTCTTGATAAAG GCTTTTGGGTTGGTGATTGCGAACTCTAGCATTTCGAAGAGGgaggaacatttggttacttttcaaaatacggtggcgaagactcagattgactatctcctcctcatgAGGTATAACAGAGGGTTGTGCAAGGATTGCAAGGTGATTCAGGGTGAGATACTCGCGACGCAGCATAGGCTCATCGTGATGGACGTTGGTATTATGTTAAGAAGGAGGAAAAGGTCTGCTCGAGAAAGACCAAGAATCGGGTGGGaagccttaactaaggataaagcccaAGAGTTGGAGGGATGGTTGTCGGCTTTGGGAGCTTGGAGGAACAGTGGTAACACGAGCACTATGTCGTTAGTGACAGCAGACTATATAAGGGAGGTTGGGAGAGAGGTGTTCGGGGTCTCGTCGGGCGTCTCTGGTgggcacaaaggagactggtggtggaatgaagtggtccaaggtaaagtggaagcgaagaaggcggCGTACCTGTAG